A stretch of Pseudomonas sp. 7SR1 DNA encodes these proteins:
- a CDS encoding AAA family ATPase, protein MDNHLRKCLKHARESNFISVPQAAYWAGVKDRTWRSYESTFDSSSRNPTRRSLWCFFHRSGIAIPPELKDYIFKSESGQTLSITAYKGGVGKSPITVAVASCLVQRGFKVAIVTNDPVYTCKIERGDSPEPGSLVSQISFYEELDILFSKSEIGKLEKELNRNRAHRPTSTIDFRPLIHSELSEILERKRNAKKTYEQLKKNYDYVLFDMNRSLEKVRDLVDLMVLVLDSNCQQSIYSAENFIAHFKRLLKKKKNPMLFGLITKCDVGGRSIELEEYVGDYVEISEEIAMELDQSKADEKEKRESILFNITKLGIPLLKSKFTSAHETVTHDYNRNRSLWTGFSYFHSVLDVAPNSYAAAEVNQFVDEIFELRM, encoded by the coding sequence ATGGATAATCATCTTCGTAAATGCTTGAAACATGCACGCGAATCGAACTTCATCAGCGTGCCTCAGGCCGCCTACTGGGCGGGAGTGAAAGACCGCACATGGAGATCGTATGAATCGACCTTTGACTCATCATCAAGAAATCCAACGCGCCGCTCTCTCTGGTGCTTCTTTCACCGTTCAGGCATAGCCATTCCGCCTGAACTGAAAGATTACATTTTTAAATCTGAGTCTGGGCAAACCTTATCCATCACAGCATACAAAGGGGGAGTAGGAAAGTCCCCAATAACTGTTGCTGTAGCCTCCTGCTTGGTCCAGCGCGGATTCAAGGTAGCCATTGTGACCAACGACCCCGTTTATACGTGCAAAATTGAGAGAGGGGATAGCCCAGAACCTGGTTCACTGGTAAGCCAAATTAGCTTTTATGAGGAGCTAGATATTCTTTTCTCCAAGTCTGAAATTGGAAAATTAGAGAAAGAATTAAACCGCAACAGAGCGCACAGACCAACATCGACTATAGACTTCAGACCACTGATTCATAGCGAACTATCTGAAATTCTTGAGCGAAAGAGGAACGCAAAGAAAACCTACGAGCAACTGAAAAAAAACTATGACTACGTTCTTTTCGATATGAACCGTAGCCTAGAAAAGGTACGCGACCTCGTCGATCTCATGGTGCTAGTTCTAGACAGCAATTGCCAGCAGTCCATTTATAGCGCGGAAAACTTTATTGCACACTTCAAGCGCCTACTCAAGAAAAAGAAAAACCCAATGTTATTCGGCCTTATTACAAAATGCGATGTTGGAGGCAGAAGCATAGAGCTAGAAGAATACGTTGGCGACTACGTTGAAATCAGCGAAGAGATCGCAATGGAGCTGGATCAATCCAAAGCCGACGAGAAGGAAAAGCGTGAAAGCATACTGTTTAATATCACCAAGCTAGGCATTCCACTACTAAAGTCCAAGTTCACATCGGCGCATGAGACAGTAACTCACGATTACAATCGCAATCGTAGCCTATGGACCGGATTTAGCTACTTCCATTCTGTCTTGGATGTAGCACCTAACTCTTACGCGGCAGCCGAGGTTAATCAGTTCGTAGACGAGATTTTTGAGCTAAGAATGTGA